In Melospiza georgiana isolate bMelGeo1 chromosome 8, bMelGeo1.pri, whole genome shotgun sequence, one genomic interval encodes:
- the PRLHR gene encoding prolactin-releasing peptide receptor — protein sequence MMNSDNLTSQSFLSAIHSNTSNLFSGLQFVQSFKPLIIPCYSLVVFIGVIGNYLLIYVICKTKKMHNVTNFLVGNLAFSDMLMCATCVPLTLAYAFEPRGWVYGRFMCYFVFLMQPVTVFVSVFTLTVIAVDRYCATVYPFRRRLTIPICAYILAAIWLLSCTLAAPALVHTYHAEFPELDFSICEEFWFHMKRDRLAYAYSTLIITYVLPLAVISLSYLRISVKLKNRVVPGNVTQGQAEWDRARRRKTFRLLVLVVAAFGVCWLPLHIFNMIKDIDISLIDKQYFNFIQLLCHWFAMMSACTNAFLYAWLHDSFRGELKKMFAWRKKKIGPATNCIMASVVL from the coding sequence atgatGAATTCGGACAATTTAACCTCCCAAAGCTTCCTCTCTGCGATTCACAGCAACACCAGCAATTTATTCTCAGGGCTCCAGTTCGTTCAGTCCTTCAAGCCACTCATCATCCCCTGCTACTCGCTGGTGGTTTTTATTGGTGTCATCGGGAATTACCTTCTCATCTATGTCATctgcaagacaaaaaaaatgcaCAACGTCACCAACTTTCTGGTAGGCAATCTGGCTTTCTCAGACATGCTCATGTGTGCCACCTGTGTGCCCCTGACCCTGGCCTACGCCTTTGAGCCCCGGGGCTGGGTTTACGGGCGCTTCATGTGCTACTTTGTTTTCCTGATGCAACCTGTCACGGTGTTTGTGTCAGTGTTCACCCTGACCGTGATAGCTGTGGACAGGTACTGTGCCACGGTGTACCCCTTCCGCAGGAGGCTCACCATCCCCATCTGTGCTTACATCCTGGCTGCTATttggctgctgagctgcactTTGGCTGCCCCAGCCTTGGTGCACACCTACCACGCTGAGTTCCCGGAGCTGGACTTCTCCATCTGCGAGGAGTTTTGGTTCCACATGAAGAGAGATCGCTTGGCTTATGCCTACAGCACCCTCATCATCACCTATGTATTGCCTCTGGCTGTCATCTCCCTGTCCTACCTGAGGATCTCAGTCAAGCTGAAGAACCGTGTAGTCCCAGGCAACGTCACCCAGGGCCAAGCTGAATGGGACAGAGCCAGGAGGAGAAAGACTTTTCGCTTGCTGGTCTTAGTGGTGGCAGCCTTTGGAGTCTGTTGGCTGCCCCTGCACATCTTCAACATGATAAAGGACATTGACATCAGCTTGATTGACAAGCAGTACTTCAACTTCATccagctgctgtgccactgGTTTGCAATGATGTCTGCTTGTACCAATGCCTTCCTCTATGCCTGGCTCCATGACAGCTTCAGGGGagagctgaaaaaaatgtttgcctggaggaagaagaaaattggACCCGCTACAAACTGCATTATGGCCAGTGTGGTGCTGTAA